A region of Candidatus Bathyarchaeota archaeon DNA encodes the following proteins:
- a CDS encoding ABC transporter permease yields the protein MRHIVHILENDFRNFLRYKWWLVGLISMNLTDLFIMAIVYNRMLNPELSRQIKSYFDFFAPGLTVTGLFASAFMIGREVNMERRREVHQYMLSLPMTRFELALGRVLSGGLRGMVYMAPLLAICFAFVGLPTPAQFLVILLVLFFLAMGISGLSIAIAVSTTSLDKFVTARGLVYYLLFFCSSVFYPFSLIEQLGREGRFPMFLVTFARVNPLSNASDLIRSFILGTPSFSAEMIASVLIFSVVFTFLAAFAYIKLMERV from the coding sequence ATGAGGCATATTGTGCACATACTTGAAAATGATTTTAGAAATTTTCTCCGCTATAAATGGTGGCTTGTAGGCTTAATAAGCATGAACCTAACTGACTTGTTTATTATGGCCATAGTTTACAACCGCATGCTGAACCCGGAATTATCTAGGCAGATAAAAAGCTACTTTGACTTTTTTGCGCCTGGGTTGACTGTTACGGGATTATTTGCTTCCGCCTTCATGATTGGACGAGAGGTAAACATGGAAAGAAGGCGAGAAGTTCATCAGTACATGCTCAGCTTGCCGATGACAAGGTTTGAGCTTGCCCTTGGCCGAGTACTTTCAGGAGGACTGCGAGGAATGGTGTACATGGCACCTTTGTTAGCTATATGCTTTGCCTTTGTCGGCCTTCCAACACCGGCTCAGTTTCTTGTGATTTTGCTTGTGCTGTTTTTCCTCGCCATGGGAATTTCAGGCTTAAGCATAGCTATAGCTGTTTCCACAACAAGTCTCGACAAGTTTGTGACCGCGAGGGGTTTGGTTTATTATCTATTATTCTTCTGTAGTAGCGTATTCTATCCGTTCTCGCTGATTGAGCAACTTGGGCGAGAGGGCAGGTTTCCAATGTTTCTTGTAACTTTTGCGAGGGTTAACCCATTAAGCAACGCTTCAGATCTTATTCGCTCCTTTATTCTGGGAACACCATCCTTTTCGGCTGAGATGATCGCTAGCGTTTTGATTTTTTCAGTTGTCTTTACTTTTCTCGCAGCTTTTGCCTACATCAAGTTGATGGAACGCGTCTAA
- a CDS encoding ABC transporter permease — protein sequence MRLFFQYKVMVIMRAIWFISQIAFFGLIASRMVAVENYFRYYVGGLSIMTLYSAAIFIGFDIYEEAEHGVFEYLLSLPVTRRQLVLGRSIGGGLRAFIYVSPLICISLYVIGIGNPVNFLLALFSLFLFAFGVSGMSITLAVVIKSSDRYDILMGVLDALIVRLSTAMYPLSFVKEATPVYGWIANFNPVTFAADLFRWGAGIEAALSFENPLLPFLGIVLFFVFFTFVGIVLYDKAIEGGGWQ from the coding sequence ATCCGCTTATTCTTCCAGTATAAAGTCATGGTTATTATGAGGGCTATCTGGTTTATTTCACAAATAGCCTTTTTTGGACTTATAGCCTCCCGCATGGTCGCTGTTGAGAATTATTTCCGCTATTATGTTGGCGGCTTATCCATTATGACGCTTTACTCCGCGGCCATATTCATCGGCTTCGACATTTATGAGGAAGCTGAACACGGTGTTTTTGAATACCTTCTTAGTCTGCCAGTCACAAGGAGACAACTTGTTCTTGGGCGTTCTATAGGTGGAGGGCTCCGCGCCTTCATATATGTCAGTCCATTGATTTGTATATCTCTCTACGTTATTGGTATAGGGAACCCAGTCAACTTTTTGTTGGCTTTGTTTTCGCTTTTCCTTTTCGCCTTCGGAGTTTCTGGAATGAGCATAACTCTGGCTGTTGTCATAAAATCCAGCGACCGCTACGACATTCTAATGGGCGTTTTGGATGCGCTGATAGTGCGTTTAAGCACAGCCATGTATCCCCTAAGCTTTGTTAAGGAAGCAACTCCAGTTTACGGGTGGATCGCCAACTTTAACCCTGTTACTTTTGCGGCTGACCTTTTCCGCTGGGGCGCTGGAATCGAGGCAGCCTTATCCTTTGAAAATCCTTTGTTGCCATTTCTCGGAATAGTCCTGTTTTTCGTCTTTTTTACGTTTGTAGGCATAGTTCTTTATGATAAAGCCATTGAAGGCGGCGGGTGGCAGTAA